The following is a genomic window from Chanos chanos chromosome 1, fChaCha1.1, whole genome shotgun sequence.
ACCACCTCCCATCGCAGCCACACatacctcctcttcctcctcttcatctatTGTTTCCTCCTGAATGTCCGACCTCAGTTCAGATAGCTTTTTGGTTTAGTTAAAAACACAATTATAAAAAACATCTAATACAACCCAGCCACACACTTTACAACTAAAACACTGATACTgcttctgtctgtgtcagagccCATAACCAATACTCTACACTATGTTAGTAAACCTTCAAGAAAAGAAGACAGTCTCTATAATGCAACAGTTTAATTTACAACAGAAGTGTCTGCCGTGTCCTGATGACACAGCTTTAGTGATACATTGTAACGCCTGTGAGAGGTCTAAGCACAGGCTGAGTAGTGCCATGAGAATGACCAAAGGCACCATGCCAGGCTGAAAAGCACATCAGCAGTGTCAGGAATCTTATCCAGGGTCAATCCAGAGCACAGCTCATTTTCCCACCATTTTGGAAATCTAACATATACCCCTTTGTCAATGCTTAGTGATGTCAGTGTCTGACAAATGTTTGTCCAGTTTTAGATAAAAAGACGTTTCTGCTTCTCCAGAGTTTCATAGTGAAATGCCACTGACTGTAAGTGTACTGTCTCTTGTGTTCTGAGGGAGTGCAATGATCTATGATATTACAAATTATTCACAAATTACGACACCAATAACAGTCTATCAAAAATTTCAGAGagcataaaatgaaaaaatgaaaaaacgtGATAAGTCAATTTGTGAGTGGATGACAGCGTGAATGAATGGATACCTGAGCTCGGAGAGGGGATCTGTCCATCACAGCATTATAGGACAGGTCTGAGTCCTCACAGAAACTCTGGTTCTTCCTGAAGTACAAGTCTGCATGGAAAAATGACACACTAATCTATTCACCCACACATCTCACAATCTCACAGCttcactatctatctatctatctatctatctatctatctatctatctatctatctatctatctatctgtctgtctgtctgtctgtctgtctgtctgtctctgtctgtctgtctgtctatctatctatctatctatttgggTGTTTGATATATCCATGTGCCTGTTTTTACCTGAGGATCTGCTGGTTGCCCATCTCCTGTTCTCTGGGTTGGCACTGAGAGGCAGTGTGTTGGCCAGCACTGctccctccttcctctttttctctctcctgtaccCAGAGAGAACACTCTTCCACAGGGATTTGTGCTTGGCCGGCTCCTGCTGCACACTCTTCACGTCCACCAAAGTACTCAGACTTCTCCGGTTTTTCCGTGGGGAAAACAGGGAGCTAcgcttcttttctttctcttccaaGCCGCCGAGCCTGACCTCTGAACCCTGTGAGACAAGCTCTGGCATTCTCAACTCTTCCAGTGCACGCTTACTTCTCACGGCATGTTTAGCCCCGAGGACATCACAGGGGAAGCAGGGAGTTCCATCCTGGGCGGGCGTGGCTGGAGTGGTGCAGCTGGTGCTTGCGTCCTGGGCGATCAATATCTCTTCATCTGCAGGGAGTGACCCTTGACCTCTGTCTAGTCCAGGTTTAGCTACGTCTCTCTTTAAGAGTGCAGCACTTTGGGAACCGATACAGGGGGCAGAGGTCatgaggatctctctctctagggCCAGTCCCCTCAGGGGTGGAGCAGCCCTGCACTGTCTGGACACGGCTGGCGAGGAAGGTAAGCTGCAAGGAGATTCTGAGCATACAGATTCTGCTGTGTGGAGCCTTTGACTATCTACAGTGTAAGTGGTAGCAGCATCGCAGGAGgagttgtgtttctctgtcatgGAGGTCATATATCCCTCTAGAGTAATGCTCAATCTATGTTGGACTAAGCAGTGGCAGCCCACCTCTCCTAAGACCCCCTCTAGCACCACCTCTGAAGTGTGTGAGCAGCCAGGTAAGggtgtgtctgagagtgaacgtgtgtgtgggCATTTTGTGTCCATTAGGTGGGATGTTTGAGTGTTTGCGCTTGAGTCATAGTTTCCCGCGTTGTCACTGGTATAAGAAGATGCTAGTGCACCTGATGTATGGGGGGATGGAGAGTGTGTGGCAGGGGTGTAAAACGGGTCAGAAGTTGCATATGTCTGAGCGGAGGATGTATGAGAACACATAGGGGTATCCTCTGGGTTCATCTCTGGGTCGTGACCTTCGGACATCCGGGTCAGACCCAAATTCTTCCTGATCTCTGCACTCTTCACCCAGAACTCCTCGATGACATCTGACCTTTTGGCTAAAGGGTCCTCTGATGTCACATACAGGACAGCCTTTGGTGTAGAACTGTATGTCGGGTCCAagtgaaatgtgtgtctgtcttctttGGAAAAGGAAGCCTCAGTAGATATATCAGTATGACTTAGATGAGtttccttctcctcctgttGATGTGGTGTAACTTTTCTTTCTGAGTTCGCTACCATTCCCTGGTCATGCAAACCCTCTTTGCCTGATcctaggaaaaaaacaaagaaaatatgcaCCCTGTCAGATACAAGACTGAATTCTTGCGGAATACtctaaaacattttcaagaGTGCAGAGAAGCGCATCTCTAATATTAAGGCACTGGAGTGGAACAAAGACCCTTTGGCACAAAGTTTTTGGAAGTCTCCTTTGACAGAACTAAGCTTTCAGTCAGCAGCTTTGTGTTTGGAGGTTTGAATTTGAGGTAATATGCCTGAAGCAGCTTTGTGACAAagacactgttaaaaaaaatagtgcaAAGCAAATTACATTTCAGCTAAAAAGATTACAGCTGAAAAAATGTAGTTATCATGCAGAATTGGCAACTAAGcttaaaaaaatcagtaaactgAGAAACAAAAATCATAGGGGTGccgaaaaacaaagcaaaacaaaacaaacaacatcaactAAAAAATTAACCCAGGACACTTCAGAGGAggtttaatgtaaataaataagccaAAACTAAATGGCAACTCATTTACATAGAGAGGGTCCAGACCTGGACTACCTTTATATAacctttcctcctcttcctcaagCCACACCCCAGAGagtcgctctctctcccacGGACAGTATTcaccctctacacacacacacgcgcgcgcacacacacacacacacacacacacacacacacacacacacacaaaaccgaGTACCGCAGAAACGATTTACGAATTACATCCACAAAAATGCATACACAGAGACGTGAACATACAAACAACCAATCATCCACAAGAAGAGAGAGTTAAAATAGAGGCAGCACACAAAGGAGTACATTTACTTTCATCATTTGTATGTTAGTGTCATTTTCACATGCAAAACTAAAAACAAGACTAGTGATTTTTGCATTATAGATACTTGTTCAATTACATCACATCACCACTTTCACACAGTCTAAAGGATTTTGTTAGTCAGGTCAATGAAGGAACATCAACATGAaccaaaacagattaaaaaaagagagagtgagagagaaagagagagatagagagagagagacactgcaCAAAGTAAACTAAAGATACCCAATTAGAGAAAAGATCTTCGCGGGTaagcacacagcacagctgaaaaATTGTTCAGACTCCAAAATATGGAGACGGTGAAATTTTGATGCGCTGAAAATAAGATTATTTTACCCATTAGTGGATCATTTAAACAACTGCCATTGTTTCAgtaaaacatcagaaaaaaaacacttttaccaTCACTAGACTCATCCTCTTCCCCCTCtgactcctcttcctcttctgatTCCTCTTCTTCCACATCCTgtccttcatcatcatcatcatcatcatcatccactctcttctctccttccccctGCTCTTCTCGCTGCTCTCCTCCGGCGTCGAGCTCCCTCCTTCCATCCAGCCTGAGCGCCGGCTCTGCCCTCTGCCATGAGctctcaccctcctcctccatctctgacTCTGAACTGCTCttagaaaaagacagagaaaccaaGTCAGAGAACTGAGGAAAAAATACAAGGagatggttgtgtgtatgtgtctgtgtgtgtgtacctagaATGTTCCTCCTGATATTTCTCCTGCAGGCTAAGGTTATGTTGTGTCAGAGTCTCCTCTGGTACCTCCTGACATGGACTGTCTTGGCGCTGCGGGGATGGATTGCAGTTCTCCAGTTCGATGCGTTCGGGTGTGCCGCACACACGCTTCGCTAGACTGGAGACAAGGTCTGGGGAAGTGCCAGAGGACCAGCAGTCTGGAGGGGTCGCTGTATCAGCTGACACCGAGCCTGGAGAGGGGAGAACCGTGGAGGCGGGAGAAGGGACCGGAGGATCCTgtgggtgaagagagagagagagagagagagagagagagagagagcgagagagagagagagagagagagagagagagagagagagagagagagaacgttttTAATCTACCTGTGCTCAGGTTGGTAATGGAAGCATTAGGCATCATGAAACTGATACAAGCACAAGCAGTTTCCTTCTATTTACAGGAGGCTGTCTGAGAATGCAACAGAACCCAATCAGTCGGAGCAGTAAAAGCAGTAAAAGTTTTAGCGGGGTGTGTGGTGTTAAAGTGTGGATATAGTCTTACCTGTGACGTGTGAGTGGCACCTGGTGGAGCAGGTCTCTTCCTTTGCGCTAGTCCTGTAAATCTATAGCCGAAGTGTTGTTTACAGTAAAACTTTCCtgcacagagataaacagacagaatgacagaggtAGGGTGAACAAGTGTGTAAAACCCAGTGACAGTACATCATCACATATGTACTTTAGAGTCTTCCCAAAGTCCCAAACGCGGCTCTTTTTCAAATCATCCAAACCTATCAAACCATGTGACTGGAACAGTTCCCATTGGCTAAAATTCTGTAGGCTGTGTATTtttcttgatttaaaaaaatacatccaTAAATCTCCCTGGCTTCAAACCATGAATCGTGGAACAGTGTCACTCACAACAATACACCCTCTGTCtgatcacactcacacactagaCCTCATGATTTCAGAAGCACTACAACAGAACATTCATATGGACACCATGACTGTCGCCCACAGCAACAGCAGTTGGAACACACACTGATAGGGCAAGACAGTCGGTCATCTTGTGACTCCAAATTCACTAACATGGCCAAACGTTCTGCTGTTTGTCCCTGTTGTagctgacacaaacacacacacacacacacacacacacacacacacacacacaaacaaccacataAATGTTATTGATCTGGGGTTGAAAGGTATCGCTACTATATACTTATAATCATAATTATAAGTATTACTGCTTTACAGTCAATATCAGTAGCTATTGTACACTtgcatgaccacacacacacacacacatacacacacacacacacgcacacacgtgcgcacacacctgcacacacacatgcatgcatgaacacacaccttGGAGCTGGTCATAGGCGTAGTTGGAGAGATGGAGTGTGGAACTGCAGTGGTGGCACTGGAAGCAGCTCCTATGGAAGAATTTGCCCTCCGCGCTCAGGCGCTCCATCACATACACACGTCGACTACAGAAATAACACACATCACTGCCGCCCACGCTCAGAGGAAACTCCTTCCTCTGGGTGCCCTGTGAAGATCACAGGCCAGAGGTCAGAGGAGAGACCAGCAGGTACACTCCTTGAACAAAAAGGTAACTTACTATTGTATTTCACATCCAACTAGAATAGAGATGTGTTAGTCAGTGCTGGCATGATGGCATTACACAGCTGCAGCAGACGTCTGGGAACTGTGTAGGCCTCTTAAGCACAGTCATTGTTGAGAGGGAGGTCAAAGGTGACACAGAGGAACTGACTAAAGTCATATTCATACCGTGCTCAACGTTAATTAGGTCACTTGTTTTGTCTGATTTAGCATCCATTCAAATAGTAGACCCCTCAATACCAATCTGCCTGCTTTATATAGCAAGGTACAGCCACATATGTCATCCTCTGTTGGCATGATCTATTTAACAAGGTGGTGTACCTAGTAAAGTGGCCATTGAGTATACAGCGGAGCATGACTTAGAGAGTAAAGACAAAATGGTCATGACAGTTTAGTGACATCTTATTCATATTTAGATGGTAAATTAACTAGTTGTTTCTTGTAATTGGTAGATAACATCCAACTTTTTTTGAATGCCTGTGTGGTATTTGTTAATCAGTCCCATAACACAATGAATCTCTCTCTAAAtacagtctaaacacacacgtgcacacatgcgcgcacacatgcgcacgcacacacacacacgcacacacacacacacacacacacacactgattgtaCACGCAGGGAATGTTAACACTCAAATCCAAGGTCGAGATTTATAGGCTAAACTGTGGATAAAGGTTTACCACACTCATTTTCAATCCATTCCTCCAGGCATTTTGTCAAGCCTGGATAATTGTGGACTGGATAGTGGTGGACTCACAAATATGTGAGTCCagatacatgtacacacatctacacacacacatgcacgcacgaatgcgcgcttgcacacacacacacacacactcacgcacacgcatgcacacgcgtgcatgcacacacacacacgcacacacacatacacgcatgtgcacgcgcgcacacacacacacacacattaaatgttAGGACACTCTCTGAATGTTAACAAATGAACTCTTACCAATTCCTTCCTCTCAAGAGAGGGTTTTAGGGCATCCTGATTCTGGAGCTGATTGGCTATTTGTTCAGCCAATGAGCTCACTCCCCCTGTATACATCTTAATATATTTCTACCAGTTAGGGAAGAGACAAAtagaaaggaaaaagacaagagagtAGGATGAATGTGTATGAGATGGaaaccaccacacagacatacattactttacataCACAGGTAAAACAAAATGATGCAAAGACAGAAATGCTGAGAGGATAAGacttcacacagaaagaaatCAGAATGCCTGAAACagatatttttccttttctttcccttcttccctctctccctttaacTGaacccacgcacacacctcCCATAAGCATTCTTCACTCAAGCTTTGCtttcactgttcctctctctttcactgtatTACCCAGATACTGCCTCTCATCATTTCCTATTGTCAATAGTACTGTCAATCATTTAGTAGTGCAGTTGATCACTGGTAAAATCAGTTAAGTGGATGATAATAATCAGCAATAGCGAGGCTCAACAGACAGTCGTCCAGTCAGTCAGAATTCTTcagttaaaacacagtgaaTCACATGTTGTATGCCTTCCAGTCAATGATAAAAATACTCAGAAATAAGACTCCCATAAAGAGACTATAACCGTATAAAAGAGAGCATGATTGTTTGAACTctgctcagacacacagggTTCATTCAAGCAAGATTCAAAACATCACCTCTCACTGCCCTCAGGTCAGACAAGCACAGATCCCTCTCAGTGACATCGTCAGTTCACACTGATAGTGTAGGGACTACTAAACGGATCTATatctaacacaacacagcactgtgaaaGACAGATGCAAACATGTCTGCTTCTTTGATACGGTcatgaaatgcaaaatataatTTAGTCTATATTATATGTGTTAACTCaaagttcaaaaacattttgactCGTCATTAgttttgtacatttgtgcatGTTAGCATCTTGGGTTTCAGTTATAGCTGAGAATAGTAACTATTCTAAAGGGGTATAAACTGCACTACCCAGTCTGCTTTGGGGTAACAGTACTTTACCTGCTCAGTTCTACTAGGCAGTGAGTGAACTTTGACCTTTTCTTTACAGCGGAAGTTCATTAGCTCCTGTTGATCTGTGTGCTTTTTCTGAGACAATAACATGacaatatgaaacaaaaaaacatgtctgaaaaCTCTATTCATTTCTAAGCTGTGTCCGAAACAAATTAGCTTAATGTGATTGCCTTCAAATAGAGTCATGCTATACTATAaccaataatataataacaccgAACACCACATTATCtttacaaaatacatttcttatCTAAGACGACATTACAATAATACTATATCCACACTAGTAACGCACTGTAAACAATCATGTGTGATCAATGGACTGTAGTGGACAAACTATAATACCAAGGATATGGTTTGTGGTTTCTTACTCAGCCACATTTTCAACCAACTTTTCTGAATTCAGAGCAGTTCAGTGAAATTCTGATGTACAGTTGAATGCTCTTTACAGATGCAGACCATGTCATGGGCTGGTCTGGCTTTCTGTTTGTGGTGCAGCACTTTTCTGGGCGTGCATTGTGAACACAGAGCTCTTGAGTTTTGATTGTTTTCGGGACAGCTTTTTACAAAAGCCACAGCACTCCTCTTTAAAACAGTCCATATTCAACGCaaactctgctctttctctgtttttcaactCTTCAATCACCTAAGAGAAGAGTTAGTTTGGTtatgtatgtgactgtatgtgaaaAGACCCTAAAGGGAAGGGCATTGCTGGGGTCATTGATCAGACCAGAGTTGGAATCTGAACTCAGTCTGGACCATGTACCTCTCTCAGCGGAGACGCAGAGGCCTGGGGGGCCGGTGGTTTGGCCGTGGGGTCAGAGAGGGGCGAAGAGGGCAGCTCCAGATTGGGCATAGAGCCACTCTGAGGGGTGTGGAGGAACACAAGAATGCAAAAAACATGAATGGAGAGGGATGGAGATGCAGAGAGTAAACGCCTCACCAACAAACGCCGCCACAACCAGATATCTAGAGGAGGACAGGTAGATAAGACAGTCTGTCTCAACAGTAGACTTCACTACAGTATTACTGCCACCACAACCAGATATCTAGAGGACAGGTAGATGAGAGAGTCTGTCTAAGAGATTACTGCCACACAACTAGAGCCTGCCAGTCAAACACAATGCTGGGGTCCAGTCCTACTTCAGAATAAATGACATGAAACAAGCCTATGTAACCATTACACTGCAACCAGCACACAGAAGgccacagacatagacacagacaagtttcccacatacacacagatggtCAAACTGACACAAGTACAATACACACCTGTCTTCTTAAGGCAACAGAAGAAACTGAAGGGGAGTTCTCCTCAAACTTGGCCAGCAGCTGAGATGCCATGGACCTGACTCGACTTTGGCATCCTCTGGAAACCGTTGGCACACTCGGTTCCTCCACAGACATCCCTGCCGTGGTCTGTTCATCATGGTGCTCCTCCTTTCATATAATCATTAATGACATGATACTGTATCCAAACAATTCTCAGATCATTTCAGGGTGAAAATTACCATGATATAAATTATACATCATAGTCATTAACGTCATGTAACAATGATGGAAATATGTTGTGTTGTATCTATAGACTGGGTCCTATTCCAGAGTTAGAGAAAAAACCCTCACTAATCTGGaataaacattcaaatttaGAGCAATTAAAAACACCGGTCTAGACTATGGTTTAATCCAGAGTCATTAAAATAGACTAATCTGAGCAAACCACCTCTAGCAAAACACTCACGTCTTCAGACTGGCCTGTCTGactcgtcctcctcctcttccctaaCCCGTctgagtctttctctttcttatcctGAGAGAGTAAAAAAGTGGGAATATGAGAAGAAAACTGAGGGGAATATCAAAGCTAAGAGTACATGTCTAAGGGACACGGAGAGGGAACAATGGCGTACCTTGGGG
Proteins encoded in this region:
- the mical3b gene encoding protein-methionine sulfoxide oxidase mical3b; the protein is MGEGRDATCQAHVLFDSFVQAATCKGTLRVFQELCAELKLQPGQQPFFYHTLRSRLHYWRAKALWAKLDKRLSQKEFGRGQACANTTCLIIGAGPCGLRTAIELGFLGAKVVLVEKRDSFSRNNVLHLWPFTIHDLRGLGAKKFYGKFCAGTIDHISIRQLQLMLLKVALLLGVEVHVNVEFRGLLEPPEDQENHRIGWRAEVYPNCHPVSKLEFHVIIGADGRRNTLPGFRRKEFRGKLAIAITANFINRNTTAEAKVEEISGVAFIFNQRFFQELREATGIDLENIVYYKDDTHYFVMTAKKQSLLEKGVILHDYADTEVLLSRNNVDQNALLSYAREAADFSTNHQLPTLDFAINHYGQPDVAMFDFTCMYASENAAMVRTRRGHPLLVTLVGDSLLEPFWPMGTGIARGFLAAMDTAWMVRSWTLGHTPLEVLAERESVYRLLPQTTPENVSKNYGQYSLDPMTRYPNINTQLISPAQVFHLIDTGDTGTLRIDSPTHRPVRQETARSEKLLTWCQEQTNDYRNVCVSDLTTSWRSGLALCALIHRYRPDLIDFDSLEETDAEMNAQLGLDVVEREFGISPLMTGKEMSCLVESDSLSMVMYLSQLYELLKDTLPSSENLTAEERAALLSTAKSPFSLLSKLGQNLSRKRIPKDKKEKDSDGLGKRRRTSQTGQSEDEEHHDEQTTAGMSVEEPSVPTVSRGCQSRVRSMASQLLAKFEENSPSVSSVALRRQSGSMPNLELPSSPLSDPTAKPPAPQASASPLREKYIKMYTGGVSSLAEQIANQLQNQDALKPSLERKELGTQRKEFPLSVGGSDVCYFCSRRVYVMERLSAEGKFFHRSCFQCHHCSSTLHLSNYAYDQLQGKFYCKQHFGYRFTGLAQRKRPAPPGATHTSQDPPVPSPASTVLPSPGSVSADTATPPDCWSSGTSPDLVSSLAKRVCGTPERIELENCNPSPQRQDSPCQEVPEETLTQHNLSLQEKYQEEHSSSSESEMEEEGESSWQRAEPALRLDGRRELDAGGEQREEQGEGEKRVDDDDDDDDEGQDVEEEESEEEEESEGEEDESSDEGEYCPWERERLSGVWLEEEEERLYKGSPGSGKEGLHDQGMVANSERKVTPHQQEEKETHLSHTDISTEASFSKEDRHTFHLDPTYSSTPKAVLYVTSEDPLAKRSDVIEEFWVKSAEIRKNLGLTRMSEGHDPEMNPEDTPMCSHTSSAQTYATSDPFYTPATHSPSPHTSGALASSYTSDNAGNYDSSANTQTSHLMDTKCPHTRSLSDTPLPGCSHTSEVVLEGVLGEVGCHCLVQHRLSITLEGYMTSMTEKHNSSCDAATTYTVDSQRLHTAESVCSESPCSLPSSPAVSRQCRAAPPLRGLALEREILMTSAPCIGSQSAALLKRDVAKPGLDRGQGSLPADEEILIAQDASTSCTTPATPAQDGTPCFPCDVLGAKHAVRSKRALEELRMPELVSQGSEVRLGGLEEKEKKRSSLFSPRKNRRSLSTLVDVKSVQQEPAKHKSLWKSVLSGYRREKKRKEGAVLANTLPLSANPENRRWATSRSSDLYFRKNQSFCEDSDLSYNAVMDRSPLRAQSVYVPHALAFKRAYAVKKATPEEELDEKLTRRVQRAARRQAKQEELRRLHRAQIIQRQLEQVEVKQRQLEERGVAVEKALRGEADYWEDPSATEVLDIHLGVEPFFGSPRRRPVSLCPCCSSEGMGKKDDPSLMQQWFKLVQEKNALVRYESELMIFAQELELEDRQSRLQQELRERMAVDDHLKGAEELAEEKRILGEMLDVVEQRDALVALLEEQRIREREEDKDLEAVMLSKGYNLHWT